The Porphyrobacter sp. HT-58-2 genome has a window encoding:
- the istA gene encoding IS21 family transposase, with the protein MIRLEEIVMIHDLKRQGLSVSAIARQTGLDRKTVRKHLACGVKAPVYKPRPPRPRELEPYEPYLRDRVALYPGLSGKRLFREIAAMGFKGGYTTVTDFLRQCRPPRVVQFERRFETPAGRQAQVDFAQFKVAFSDEPGVTRIFWLFSMVLGHSRWLWGRFCPTQDLQTVMRCHIDAFDAMGGAPSEVLYDRMKTAVIDEDAEGIVIYNRSLVALLDHYGALPRACRPYRAKTKGKIERPYRYIRQDFFLGRTFRNADDLNRQFREWLDTVANVRLHATTRRIVSEHFAEEQPALTALPAAPYNAVLTIERRVSHEGMVSVGGNLYSVPDATRKRVVEVQNHPREIRIFEDRKLIAVHPVLDGRNQRRVDPSHRRLAQPRAATVPPPAGLEITRRSLGFYEAVGRRLAGSEVRP; encoded by the coding sequence GTGATCAGACTTGAGGAAATTGTCATGATCCATGACTTGAAGCGGCAGGGACTGTCGGTGTCCGCGATTGCGCGGCAGACGGGCCTTGACCGCAAGACGGTACGCAAACACCTGGCCTGCGGCGTGAAGGCGCCGGTCTACAAGCCCCGGCCACCGCGTCCGCGTGAGCTGGAACCCTATGAGCCGTACCTTCGCGATCGCGTCGCGCTGTATCCCGGGTTGTCTGGCAAGCGCTTGTTCCGCGAAATCGCTGCGATGGGGTTCAAGGGCGGCTACACGACTGTCACGGACTTCCTGCGCCAGTGCCGCCCGCCGCGAGTGGTCCAGTTCGAACGGCGCTTCGAGACACCGGCGGGACGGCAGGCCCAGGTCGACTTCGCCCAGTTCAAGGTGGCGTTCAGCGATGAGCCGGGTGTGACCCGGATCTTCTGGCTGTTCTCGATGGTGCTGGGTCATAGCCGCTGGCTGTGGGGCCGGTTCTGTCCGACCCAGGATCTGCAGACGGTGATGCGCTGCCACATCGACGCCTTCGATGCGATGGGCGGTGCCCCGTCAGAGGTGCTCTACGACCGCATGAAAACCGCGGTGATCGATGAGGATGCCGAGGGTATCGTGATCTACAATCGGTCGCTGGTTGCCTTGCTGGACCATTACGGCGCTTTGCCGCGTGCATGCCGGCCCTATCGGGCCAAAACCAAGGGCAAGATCGAACGGCCTTACCGCTATATCCGTCAGGACTTCTTCCTTGGCCGCACGTTCCGCAACGCTGATGACCTGAACCGGCAGTTCCGCGAATGGCTGGACACGGTCGCCAATGTTCGGCTGCATGCCACGACCCGGCGGATCGTGAGCGAGCACTTTGCTGAGGAGCAACCCGCACTGACGGCCTTGCCTGCAGCGCCTTACAATGCGGTGCTCACGATCGAGCGGCGGGTCAGCCATGAAGGCATGGTCTCGGTTGGCGGCAATCTGTACTCGGTGCCCGACGCCACGCGCAAACGGGTCGTGGAAGTGCAGAATCATCCCCGTGAGATCAGGATCTTCGAGGATCGCAAGCTGATCGCGGTGCATCCGGTTCTTGATGGTCGCAATCAGCGCCGGGTTGATCCGTCCCATCGGCGGCTTGCTCAACCCCGCGCGGCAACAGTGCCGCCGCCTGCAGGGCTTGAGATTACGAGGCGCTCGCTGGGCTTCTACGAGGCGGTGGGACGGCGACTGGCTGGCAGCGAGGTGCGGCCATGA
- the istB gene encoding IS21-like element helper ATPase IstB produces MTEIIDRIRTSLVGLRMPRALEVLDHTMRCLERGEMTALEAIDILLSHEHGNRESRRFTVGLKTSRLMPMKTLEGFDFSFQPSLDRGRILALAQLDFIERGEVVHLLGPPGTGKSHLATALGAEAVRAGKRVYRASLAEVIDMLVRAERDGRLPERLRFFNRNTLLIVDEIGYLPVTPGGANLFFQLVNSRYEKGAMILTSNRGFAEWGEVFGDPVVATALLDRLLHHAIVIQIEGASYRLRAHSDLVPEHTRAISAITPPPPPKRRGRPPKERTHDHWNG; encoded by the coding sequence ATGACGGAGATCATCGACCGTATCCGCACGAGCCTGGTTGGACTGAGAATGCCCCGTGCGCTCGAGGTGCTTGATCATACCATGCGGTGTCTGGAGCGCGGCGAAATGACCGCGCTTGAAGCCATCGATATCCTGCTCTCGCATGAGCATGGCAATCGGGAAAGCAGGCGCTTCACTGTCGGGCTCAAGACCTCACGGCTCATGCCCATGAAAACCCTTGAAGGCTTCGACTTCTCGTTCCAGCCTTCGCTGGATCGCGGCCGCATCCTCGCACTGGCGCAGCTCGACTTCATCGAGCGCGGCGAGGTGGTCCATCTGCTGGGACCGCCGGGCACGGGCAAGAGCCATCTGGCGACAGCTTTGGGCGCGGAGGCTGTCCGGGCTGGCAAGCGGGTTTACCGCGCCAGTCTGGCTGAGGTGATCGACATGCTGGTGCGCGCCGAGCGCGATGGGCGGCTTCCTGAACGGCTCCGGTTCTTCAACCGGAACACCCTTCTGATCGTCGACGAGATCGGCTACCTCCCGGTGACGCCGGGCGGTGCCAACCTCTTCTTCCAGCTGGTCAACTCCCGTTACGAGAAGGGGGCGATGATCCTCACATCCAACCGCGGCTTTGCTGAATGGGGTGAGGTGTTCGGGGATCCGGTGGTTGCAACGGCCCTGCTGGATCGCCTGCTGCACCATGCCATCGTCATCCAGATCGAGGGCGCAAGTTACCGCTTGCGCGCCCACTCCGACCTCGTGCCCGAGCACACCAGAGCGATCTCCGCCATCACCCCGCCGCCACCGCCAAAGAGACGCGGAAGGCCACCGAAGGAGCGCACACACGATCACTGGAACGGCTGA
- a CDS encoding integrase, with amino-acid sequence MAIYKVGASPFWQVRIRDPRIKRYIVRSTKETSRVQARIAAREMAFELLGSEKRVEREFTFRHYASRLIAKGERLVAQGERNANYVRTIRLCLNNPEWGLEKAFHVRDVRELRTRDYQEFMDGLATKRPDLSASTRNMLTATFRNVLKVARDDGVIDTIPATPRSRQKDNPRSYFPFYPLVSKDKDAYQAVLKAAQELAESRTLVRGVPITEELYDLILFTSHSFVRPIISELYALRHRDVTVAEDPRRLLLTIRNGKTGYRVANTMPAAVSVYDRIRQRYPDASPDDYLFYPDYANRETASKIVQRQFREVMTYAGVKDDPEAKIKYTIYSLRHTAICMRIILSHGQVNIFNLAKNAGTSVEQIERFYAKNLPLSREMAINLQQFGG; translated from the coding sequence TTGGCCATCTACAAAGTGGGTGCCAGTCCGTTCTGGCAGGTCCGCATCCGTGATCCTCGCATCAAACGCTACATTGTCCGTTCGACCAAAGAGACGTCTCGAGTCCAAGCCCGAATTGCAGCAAGGGAAATGGCCTTCGAGCTGCTTGGAAGTGAGAAGCGGGTCGAAAGGGAATTCACGTTCCGCCATTACGCTTCACGCCTCATAGCCAAGGGGGAGCGCCTTGTTGCCCAAGGTGAGCGTAACGCAAACTACGTGCGAACGATCCGGCTATGCCTTAACAACCCAGAATGGGGCTTGGAAAAAGCATTTCATGTCCGTGATGTACGAGAGCTCAGAACCCGAGACTACCAAGAATTCATGGATGGATTGGCAACCAAACGGCCAGACCTATCGGCTTCAACTCGTAATATGCTGACGGCGACATTTCGGAATGTATTGAAAGTTGCCAGAGACGATGGCGTAATTGATACTATTCCCGCAACGCCACGTTCAAGGCAGAAAGACAATCCTCGCTCTTATTTCCCGTTCTATCCGCTTGTATCGAAAGACAAAGATGCATATCAGGCAGTCTTAAAGGCCGCACAGGAACTGGCCGAAAGCCGCACCTTGGTTCGAGGAGTCCCCATTACCGAGGAACTCTACGACCTGATCCTGTTCACGTCACATTCGTTTGTTCGGCCCATTATCTCCGAACTTTATGCGTTGCGGCATAGAGATGTGACGGTCGCCGAAGATCCACGGCGTCTGCTTCTGACCATCAGGAACGGAAAAACTGGCTACCGTGTGGCAAACACTATGCCGGCAGCCGTGTCGGTCTACGACAGAATCAGGCAAAGATATCCCGACGCCAGTCCGGATGATTATCTGTTTTATCCAGACTACGCCAACCGTGAAACCGCATCAAAAATCGTTCAGCGGCAGTTTCGTGAGGTCATGACTTATGCCGGGGTAAAGGACGATCCCGAGGCCAAGATCAAATATACGATCTACTCACTCCGCCATACCGCTATCTGTATGAGGATCATCCTGTCACACGGTCAGGTCAATATCTTCAACCTTGCCAAGAACGCCGGGACTTCCGTGGAGCAGATCGAACGGTTCTATGCCAAAAATCTGCCGCTCAGCCGAGAAATGGCCATCAACCTTCAGCAGTTTGGCGGATAG
- a CDS encoding MliC family protein: MKIAIIATIAATAALAACAPVGGPGMSAYYDCGGGTRLKVDNLSGDRIMVQMNDNKPVTLPADKAASGAKYMSATHQFWSKGDEATWTVGRMMPMTCKKVAVPR; encoded by the coding sequence ATGAAAATCGCGATCATTGCGACAATCGCGGCCACTGCTGCACTGGCAGCCTGCGCGCCGGTGGGTGGGCCGGGGATGAGCGCCTATTACGATTGCGGTGGCGGAACCCGGCTGAAGGTCGACAACCTCTCGGGCGACCGCATCATGGTGCAGATGAACGACAACAAGCCCGTTACCCTCCCCGCCGACAAGGCCGCCTCGGGCGCGAAATACATGAGCGCGACGCACCAGTTCTGGAGCAAGGGCGACGAGGCGACCTGGACGGTCGGGCGGATGATGCCGATGACCTGCAAGAAGGTGGCCGTCCCGCGCTGA
- a CDS encoding queuosine precursor transporter encodes MTDTAPAAAAPPPNMPLGLFVFTLLYGGMTVLAGVLAFKQVQLWPTDLAVESGIFAFLLLVVISSTLSQLYGRQFAQRIVWWGFLPLLIASLLMLLVLKLPASTEMLAGRADDLAAFERVHSTVWRVWAAGPAAYITSLLLNIWIFDRLKGSGEETTIGLMVRGAIASALSQAVDSVIFITLAFYGLFPIMNLMIGQVLAKVVLSIVLVPFLITGGVRAARWLDGRGTPSGL; translated from the coding sequence ATGACCGACACCGCGCCCGCAGCTGCCGCCCCGCCGCCCAATATGCCGCTGGGCCTGTTCGTATTCACGCTGCTTTATGGCGGAATGACGGTTCTGGCGGGCGTTCTCGCCTTCAAGCAGGTGCAATTGTGGCCAACTGATCTGGCGGTCGAAAGCGGGATCTTCGCCTTCCTGCTGCTGGTGGTGATCTCCAGCACACTATCGCAACTTTATGGGCGGCAATTCGCCCAGCGGATCGTGTGGTGGGGGTTCCTGCCGCTGCTGATCGCCTCGCTGCTGATGCTGCTGGTGCTGAAGCTCCCCGCCTCGACCGAGATGCTGGCGGGCCGCGCCGATGATCTGGCCGCCTTCGAGCGGGTGCATTCGACGGTTTGGCGGGTTTGGGCCGCGGGGCCGGCCGCCTACATCACCTCGCTGCTGCTCAATATCTGGATCTTCGACCGCCTGAAGGGCAGCGGCGAGGAAACCACCATTGGCCTGATGGTGCGCGGCGCGATTGCCTCGGCGCTGTCCCAAGCGGTCGATTCGGTGATCTTCATCACGCTCGCCTTCTATGGCCTGTTCCCGATCATGAACCTGATGATCGGTCAGGTGCTGGCCAAGGTGGTGCTGAGCATCGTGCTGGTGCCGTTCCTGATCACCGGCGGCGTGCGCGCGGCGCGGTGGCTGGACGGGCGCGGGACGCCTTCGGGGCTTTGA
- a CDS encoding NupC/NupG family nucleoside CNT transporter, with amino-acid sequence MNESLTSTLPSLAGVLAILAIAFALSSARRRINLRVVGSAFALQALTALIVLRTDAGVAVIGGLSQGVIALLDFSKVGITSVFGPMESNPFANTFVIAALPVIVFFAAIVSILYHLGIMQRLVRWVGGAIGWITGISRVEALGAAANIFVGQSESPLVVRPYLAALSPSGLFTLMSVGMAGVAGTILAAYASFIGEEAVPFLLAAAFMSAPGGILMAKIMMPDDALAAAGRDDGIAAAAVARARGKTNALTEATRVVMYDENGQEVELPQARISAVGPASILEGGAKADEVSAAETFEEGQRPANIIEAAAQGTQTGVKLAVAVGAMVMVFVALVALANGMLAGIGSGIVGLADGMGSPLSAETAAWLEGISFQQLLGYVFAPVMFLIGISDWDQAQIAGGLFGTKIVLNEFVAFIDLGAMTDGQLTERSRAIVTFALCGFANFSSIAIQMAVTGGLAPNQRPVIARLGLKALAAGSLANLMSAALASLFLPL; translated from the coding sequence GTGAACGAAAGTCTCACGTCCACCCTGCCAAGCCTTGCCGGGGTGCTCGCCATTCTGGCCATTGCCTTCGCGCTGTCGTCCGCGCGGCGTCGGATCAACCTGCGCGTTGTCGGCTCGGCCTTTGCCTTGCAGGCGCTGACTGCGCTGATCGTTTTGCGCACCGATGCGGGTGTGGCCGTGATCGGCGGGCTGTCACAGGGCGTGATCGCGCTGCTCGATTTCTCCAAGGTCGGGATCACTTCGGTGTTCGGCCCGATGGAGAGCAATCCCTTCGCCAACACCTTCGTGATTGCCGCGCTGCCGGTGATCGTGTTCTTCGCCGCGATCGTCTCGATCCTCTATCACCTCGGCATCATGCAGCGGCTGGTGCGCTGGGTGGGCGGGGCGATTGGCTGGATCACGGGGATCAGCAGGGTCGAAGCGCTGGGCGCTGCGGCGAACATCTTCGTCGGCCAGTCGGAAAGCCCGCTGGTGGTGCGGCCCTATCTGGCCGCGCTCAGCCCGTCGGGTCTGTTCACTCTGATGAGCGTCGGGATGGCGGGTGTCGCCGGTACGATTCTGGCCGCCTATGCCAGCTTCATTGGCGAGGAAGCGGTGCCGTTCCTGCTGGCCGCTGCCTTCATGTCGGCGCCCGGCGGGATCCTGATGGCCAAGATCATGATGCCTGACGATGCGCTGGCCGCAGCCGGCCGTGACGATGGGATCGCTGCCGCTGCCGTGGCGCGGGCGCGGGGCAAGACCAATGCCCTCACCGAAGCGACCCGCGTGGTCATGTACGACGAGAACGGGCAGGAGGTCGAACTCCCGCAGGCGCGCATCAGCGCAGTCGGCCCGGCCTCGATCCTCGAAGGCGGCGCCAAGGCTGACGAAGTGAGCGCGGCCGAAACCTTCGAGGAAGGTCAGCGCCCCGCCAATATCATCGAAGCCGCCGCCCAGGGTACCCAGACCGGTGTCAAGCTGGCCGTGGCGGTCGGCGCGATGGTGATGGTGTTCGTGGCGCTGGTGGCGCTGGCGAACGGGATGCTGGCCGGGATCGGCAGCGGGATCGTGGGCCTTGCCGATGGCATGGGTTCCCCGCTCAGCGCCGAGACCGCGGCCTGGCTCGAAGGGATCAGCTTCCAGCAACTGCTTGGCTATGTGTTCGCGCCGGTGATGTTCCTGATCGGTATTTCCGACTGGGATCAGGCGCAGATTGCGGGCGGTTTGTTCGGCACCAAGATCGTGCTCAACGAATTCGTCGCCTTTATCGATCTGGGCGCAATGACCGATGGCCAGCTGACCGAGCGCAGCCGGGCAATCGTCACCTTCGCGCTGTGCGGCTTTGCCAATTTTTCCTCTATCGCGATCCAGATGGCGGTGACGGGCGGGCTTGCCCCGAACCAGCGCCCGGTGATCGCGCGTCTGGGGCTGAAGGCGCTCGCCGCCGGGAGCCTCGCCAACCTCATGAGCGCGGCGCTCGCCAGCCTGTTCCTGCCTTTGTAA
- a CDS encoding isopenicillin N synthase family dioxygenase: MMNIASVSLAQPLETIADELGRSFAEYGFAVVRDHGIPQELIDEAEAVSKAFFALPDAVKRAYKIEGGGGARGYTPFGTEKAKDAEVFDLKEFWHVGRDLPAGHPLAEFMAPNVWPTEVEGFRKTMSALFSAFEVAGGRVLEAIALHLGRPRDFFAASVEDGNSVMRLLHYPPLGDDAPEGAIRAAAHGDINTITLLLGAEEAGLELLTKQGEWLPIPAVKGALVINVGDMLERQTNGRLRSTTHRVVNPRGDAAKRSRYSMPFFLHFRPDFMIEPLPECVEEGAANPPLPPISAHDFLMQRLREINLA, from the coding sequence ATGATGAACATTGCCTCCGTCTCGCTCGCTCAGCCGCTCGAAACCATCGCCGATGAACTGGGCCGCAGCTTTGCCGAATATGGCTTTGCCGTGGTGCGCGATCACGGCATCCCGCAAGAGCTGATCGACGAGGCCGAGGCGGTCTCGAAGGCCTTCTTCGCGCTGCCCGACGCGGTGAAGCGCGCCTACAAAATCGAAGGCGGCGGCGGCGCGCGCGGCTACACCCCGTTCGGGACCGAAAAGGCCAAGGATGCCGAGGTGTTCGACCTCAAGGAATTCTGGCACGTCGGGCGCGATCTGCCCGCAGGCCACCCGCTGGCCGAATTCATGGCGCCCAATGTCTGGCCGACCGAAGTCGAAGGTTTCCGCAAGACCATGAGCGCGCTGTTTTCGGCGTTCGAGGTTGCTGGCGGCCGCGTGCTCGAAGCCATCGCGCTGCACCTTGGCCGCCCGCGCGATTTCTTCGCGGCCAGCGTCGAGGACGGCAATTCGGTGATGCGCCTGCTGCATTATCCCCCGCTCGGCGACGATGCGCCCGAAGGTGCGATCCGCGCCGCCGCGCATGGCGATATCAACACCATCACGCTGCTGCTCGGGGCCGAGGAGGCGGGGCTCGAACTGCTGACGAAGCAGGGCGAATGGCTGCCGATCCCGGCGGTGAAGGGCGCGCTGGTGATCAATGTCGGCGACATGCTCGAACGCCAGACCAACGGCCGCCTGCGTTCGACCACGCACCGTGTGGTCAACCCGCGCGGGGATGCAGCCAAGCGGTCGCGGTATTCGATGCCGTTCTTCCTGCATTTCCGGCCCGATTTCATGATCGAACCGCTGCCCGAATGTGTCGAGGAAGGCGCCGCGAATCCCCCGCTGCCCCCGATCAGCGCGCATGATTTCCTGATGCAGCGCCTGCGCGAGATCAATCTCGCCTGA
- a CDS encoding TonB-dependent receptor, producing the protein MKLKYLLAASVVSLAATTTIATPAFAQETTSTVRGDVVDQSGNPIAGATVVVLHVPSGTRSTQTTDANGGFNAPGLRLGGPFTITVTAEGFETAEQEIGFLAAGQAQRVSVALADMGQTIIVSGARQTSSIKLATGAATVLTARDIEGVANINRDIRNLAARDPLVTLDATNNGAISIAGQNNRFNRFTVDGVAFGDPFGLESGGLVSSRGPVPLDAIGEFSVETAPVDIQQGFFQGGAINTQLRSGGNNFTFLGSAYYQNDDLRGTRARNLTRVGAFDSQVYVAQVTGPIIKDKLFFAVTYERTRDTVPADIDPAQLGITPQDIQLISDTARNTYNFDTLGVANDIVESDDKLVTKLDWNVADGHRLSATYIWNESALLAGQTGVGALNAIGNGNPTFNLLSNNYTQGAKNHFGIIQSNNQWSDSFSTQLRVSYADYVRLQVPVGGNRDFGQFLVCLDPVNPAPPPAGAPQNGSAPAVCSPGQERLQFGPDISRQANELDSQSLAIEFQATLKLNNHTVKFIAERRRQDVRNLFAQRVSGAWLFDSIADYEAQRANELDIAIPLRGGIDTVTAEFQNNSWTFGIMDTIDVTDNLTVVAGMRYDLFDTPDRPFFNEFFLDRFGFANTANLNGRDLFQPRFGVNWKPTDRLQLRGSAGLFGGGNPLVWISNNFSNPGPTLQRVRLRRNANGTFSSPEQGVLGLSNDQLQAIAAQTLNNVTGGTGIPQSLVDAVRQAGFIGSPTNALDPNFNPPSQWRFSGSADYEANLGPLGDGWNLGVDVIYSKVNDALEWTDLRSVQTGTLPDGRPRYNVLTGAAGENTDMLLTNTGFGESWNLVARFNKRWSSGFFLNGSYTFQDVTDQNPGTSSVAFSNYTNTAFTDPNFAAQGIANYQRDHQFRLVAGYDAELFGDNNTRVELFYNVRSGQRYSFTFQDITNGRSSVFGVNGRGARGLLFVPDVSSQTADPRVVYDSAATFAAFQNFVNNSELAAFQGQIAPKNIGRTPWVHKLDLSVRQEVPFVFGGKLELLADVENVLNLIDKDWGTIRQVGFPYTAPVVNVQCLQAVGGAATANAGQPCAQYRFSNFRAPNEATQINGSLWGVRFGVRVRF; encoded by the coding sequence ATGAAGCTTAAGTATCTCCTTGCAGCGAGCGTCGTCAGCCTTGCTGCGACCACCACCATCGCCACGCCGGCCTTCGCGCAGGAAACCACCTCGACCGTCCGCGGCGACGTTGTTGACCAGAGCGGCAACCCGATTGCCGGCGCCACCGTCGTCGTGCTCCACGTGCCGTCGGGCACGCGTTCGACGCAGACGACCGATGCAAACGGTGGCTTCAACGCTCCCGGCCTGCGTCTCGGTGGCCCCTTCACGATCACCGTGACGGCTGAAGGCTTTGAAACCGCTGAGCAGGAAATCGGCTTCCTCGCCGCAGGTCAGGCACAGCGTGTCAGCGTGGCGCTGGCCGACATGGGCCAGACCATCATCGTGTCGGGCGCGCGTCAGACCTCGTCGATCAAGCTCGCCACGGGTGCAGCCACCGTGCTGACCGCCCGCGACATCGAAGGCGTTGCCAACATCAACCGCGACATCCGCAACCTTGCCGCGCGCGATCCGCTGGTGACGCTCGACGCCACCAACAATGGCGCGATCAGCATCGCCGGACAGAACAACCGCTTCAACCGCTTCACCGTGGACGGTGTGGCGTTCGGCGATCCCTTCGGCCTCGAATCCGGCGGTCTCGTGTCGTCGCGCGGCCCGGTGCCGCTTGATGCCATCGGCGAATTCTCGGTCGAAACCGCGCCGGTCGACATCCAGCAGGGCTTCTTCCAGGGCGGTGCGATCAACACCCAGCTGCGTTCGGGTGGCAACAATTTCACCTTCCTGGGCAGCGCCTATTACCAGAACGACGATCTGCGCGGCACCCGCGCCCGCAATCTGACCCGCGTCGGCGCGTTCGATTCGCAGGTCTATGTGGCGCAGGTCACCGGCCCGATCATCAAGGACAAGCTGTTCTTCGCGGTCACCTACGAGCGCACCCGTGACACGGTTCCGGCCGATATCGATCCTGCGCAGCTGGGCATCACCCCGCAGGACATCCAACTGATCAGCGACACCGCGCGCAACACCTACAACTTCGACACGCTGGGCGTGGCCAACGACATCGTCGAAAGCGACGACAAGCTGGTGACCAAGCTGGACTGGAACGTTGCTGACGGTCACCGTCTGTCGGCGACCTATATCTGGAACGAAAGTGCGCTGCTCGCCGGCCAGACCGGCGTTGGTGCGCTCAATGCCATCGGCAACGGCAACCCGACCTTCAACCTGCTGTCGAACAACTACACGCAGGGCGCGAAGAACCACTTCGGGATCATCCAGTCGAACAACCAGTGGTCGGACAGCTTCTCGACCCAGCTGCGCGTGTCCTATGCCGACTACGTGCGTCTGCAGGTGCCGGTGGGCGGCAACCGTGACTTCGGTCAGTTCCTGGTCTGCCTCGATCCGGTGAACCCGGCTCCGCCGCCGGCTGGTGCGCCGCAGAACGGTTCGGCCCCGGCGGTCTGCTCGCCCGGTCAGGAACGCCTTCAGTTCGGCCCGGACATCAGCCGTCAGGCGAACGAGCTCGACAGCCAGTCGCTGGCTATCGAATTCCAGGCGACCCTCAAGCTGAACAACCACACGGTCAAGTTCATCGCCGAGCGTCGTCGTCAGGACGTGCGCAACCTGTTCGCCCAGCGCGTGTCGGGTGCGTGGCTGTTCGACAGCATCGCCGATTACGAAGCCCAGCGCGCCAACGAACTCGACATCGCGATTCCGCTGCGTGGCGGCATCGACACCGTGACCGCCGAATTCCAGAACAACAGCTGGACCTTCGGGATCATGGACACGATCGACGTCACCGACAACCTGACGGTTGTTGCGGGCATGCGTTACGACCTGTTCGACACGCCGGATCGTCCGTTCTTCAACGAGTTCTTCCTTGATCGCTTCGGCTTCGCCAACACCGCGAACCTCAACGGGCGCGACCTGTTCCAGCCGCGCTTCGGCGTGAACTGGAAGCCGACCGACCGCCTGCAGCTGCGCGGTTCGGCCGGTCTGTTCGGCGGCGGCAACCCGCTGGTGTGGATCTCGAACAACTTCTCGAACCCCGGGCCGACGCTGCAGCGCGTCCGTCTGCGTCGCAACGCCAACGGTACGTTCTCCTCGCCCGAACAGGGTGTGCTGGGTCTGAGCAATGATCAGCTGCAGGCGATTGCCGCGCAGACGCTCAACAACGTTACTGGCGGCACCGGCATTCCGCAGTCGCTCGTCGATGCTGTGCGTCAGGCTGGCTTCATCGGCTCGCCGACCAACGCGCTCGATCCGAACTTCAACCCGCCTTCACAGTGGCGTTTCTCGGGCTCGGCCGATTATGAAGCCAACCTTGGCCCGCTCGGCGATGGCTGGAACCTCGGCGTCGACGTGATCTATTCGAAGGTCAATGACGCGCTCGAGTGGACCGATCTGCGTTCGGTCCAGACCGGCACCCTGCCGGATGGTCGTCCGCGCTACAACGTGCTGACGGGTGCGGCTGGCGAAAACACCGACATGCTGCTGACCAACACCGGCTTCGGCGAAAGCTGGAACCTGGTGGCACGCTTCAACAAGCGCTGGAGCTCGGGCTTCTTCCTGAACGGTTCCTACACCTTCCAGGACGTGACCGATCAGAACCCCGGCACTTCGTCGGTGGCGTTCTCGAACTACACCAACACCGCCTTCACCGATCCGAACTTCGCGGCTCAGGGCATCGCCAACTATCAGCGCGATCACCAGTTCCGCCTGGTGGCCGGGTATGACGCCGAGTTGTTCGGTGACAACAACACCCGCGTTGAACTGTTCTACAATGTCCGTTCGGGTCAGCGTTACAGCTTTACCTTCCAGGACATCACCAATGGCCGTTCGTCGGTCTTCGGTGTGAACGGTCGCGGCGCGCGTGGCCTGCTGTTCGTTCCGGACGTGAGCAGCCAGACCGCTGACCCGCGCGTGGTGTATGATTCGGCGGCGACCTTCGCGGCGTTCCAGAACTTCGTGAACAACTCGGAGCTGGCCGCCTTCCAGGGCCAGATCGCGCCGAAGAACATCGGCCGCACGCCGTGGGTGCACAAGCTCGACCTCTCGGTCCGTCAGGAAGTGCCGTTCGTGTTCGGCGGCAAGCTCGAACTGCTTGCCGACGTCGAGAACGTGCTCAACCTGATCGACAAGGACTGGGGCACGATCCGTCAGGTCGGCTTCCCCTACACCGCGCCGGTGGTGAACGTGCAGTGCCTCCAGGCAGTTGGCGGTGCGGCAACGGCGAATGCGGGCCAGCCTTGCGCGCAGTACCGGTTCTCGAACTTCCGCGCGCCCAACGAAGCGACCCAGATCAATGGTTCGCTGTGGGGCGTCCGCTTCGGGGTTCGCGTCCGCTTCTGA